A genomic stretch from Seriola aureovittata isolate HTS-2021-v1 ecotype China chromosome 13, ASM2101889v1, whole genome shotgun sequence includes:
- the slc2a2 gene encoding solute carrier family 2, facilitated glucose transporter member 2: MDSGKQLTGTLAVAVFTAALGSLQYGYSLGVINAPQKVIEKHYGLALGVWSERTAVLPENSTEEENLEVGHHPDVIMYWSLSVSIFSVGGMLSSFLVGFVGDLRGRVKGMLMVNVLAIAAGLLMGLCKMWKPHIMVIAGRAVMGFYCGLTSGLVPMYIGEIAPKAYRGALGTLHQLAIVIGILISQVIGLDFVLGSDDMWPVLLGLSGAPAVLQTLLLPLCPESPRYLYIVLGKEQEAKKSLYRLKGAYDATSDLEEMWKEKEEADKEPRISILSLIRSSVYRQQLFVALMMHLSQQLSGINAIFYYSTSIFAGAGVAQPVYATIGVGVINTVFTMVSVALVDKAGRRTLTLAGLGGMCFCAVAMTVGLRFQNDYTWMSYISMSAIFLFVSFFEIGPGPIPWFIVAELFSQGPRPAAIALAGCCNWTSNFIIGMTFPYIQDWLGCYVFILFAVLLLGFTVFTYLRVPETKGKSFKEIAAAFQKGRKQLAQIPKDNTELQQLKTSTDA, translated from the exons ATGGACTCTGGAAAG CAGCTAACAGGTACGCTGGCTGTGGCTGTGTTCACAGCAGCTCTGGGGTCCCTGCAGTATGGCTACAGTCTTGGAGTCATCAACGCACCACAGAAG GTCATTGAAAAGCATTATGGGCTTGCCCTGGGGGTCTGGTCGGAGAGGACCGCTGTCCTTCCAGAAAAcagcacagaagaagagaacCTAGAGGTGGGACACCACCCTGATGTGATCATGTACTGGTCGTTATCAGTGTCAATCTTCTCCGTTGGTGGCATGTTATCCTCCTTCCTGGTGGGATTTGTGGGAGACCTGAGAGGGAG GGTAAAAGGCATGTTAATGGTCAATGTTCTGGCTATAGCAGCTGGACTGCTGATGGGTCTTTGCAAGATGTGGAAACCTCACATTATGGTCATCGCAGGCCGTGCTGTTATGGGCTTTTACTGTG gaTTAACATCTGGATTAGTGCCTATGTACATTGGAGAGATTGCACCCAAGGCTTACAGAGGGGCTCTGGGAACTTTACACCAGCTGGCTATTGTCATTGGCATCCTAATCAGCCAG GTAATTGGCTTGGACTTTGTACTTGGTAGCGATGACATGTGGCCAGTGTTACTTGGTCTGTCTGGAGCTCCAGCTGTATTACAAACCCTGCTGCTGCCTCTATGCCCTGAGAGCCCGCGTTACCTTTATATTGTATTGGGCAAGGAGCAAGAGGCGAAAAAAA GTCTGTATCGTCTGAAGGGGGCGTATGATGCAACTTCTGATCTGGAGGAGAtgtggaaagagaaagaggaggctgACAAGGAGCCCAGGATCTCTATCCTTTCTTTG ATCCGCTCCTCTGTGtacagacagcagctgtttgttgcCCTGATGATGCACCTCTCCCAACAGTTGTCTGGCATCAACGCA ATCTTTTATTACTCCACGTCTATCTTCGCTGGGGCTGGTGTCGCTCAGCCAGTCTACGCCACTATAGGAGTCGGGGTTATCAACACAGTCTTCACTATGGTGTCT GTTGCACTGGTGGACAAGGCTGGCAGGCGTACTCTGACTCTCGCTGGTCTGGGAGGGATGTGCTTCTGCGCAGTTGCCATGACAGTGGGCCTCCGATTCCAG AATGACTACACCTGGATGAGCTACATCAGCATGTCAGCTATCTTCCTCTTTGTGAGTTTCTTTGAAATTGGTCCTGGTCCTATTCCGTGGTTCATAGTAGCTGAACTGTTCAGCCAGGGACCTCGGCCTGCGGCCATCGCTCTCGCTGGCTGCTGCAACTGGACCAGCAATTTCATCATAGGCATGACCTTTCCATATATACAG gATTGGCTGGGTTGTTATGTGTTCATCCTGTTTGCTGTGCTGCTTCTTGGTTTCACTGTGTTTACTTACCTTCGGGTGCCTGAGACCAAGGGCAAAAGTTTTAAGGAGATTGCTGCTGCCTTCCAGAAGGGACGGAAACAGCTGGCACAGATCCCCAAAGACAATACCGAACTGCAGCAGCTCAAAACGTCCACAGATGcgtaa